The nucleotide window GCGATATTGaattttttgttgtatattttctcataaacatacgaatctcataagttgtgaaactattaaaataaccccaattgtttattcattcttaccaaataaacaaaaaattataaaatcgcaaaataaattattacaaagctatttgttTTCCATTTAAGTAACGGTTTCATCAAATTGTAGTGTACCAGTCTTTAATATATTCCCCTACATAGTACGAAAAAtctcctcacgttgaacttgcatttctcgatcatatgACCGAGAAGATGAACCAACATTgttatattttcatgctcatatagaccataaatatttcatcactccTTTGGTATTCtcacaaataattatgtaacactacACAAGTTATGACAATTTACACTTGTGtgtcaatatcataatggttcatgtCTTGTTTCACTTGTGTGCAATTACACATTTTTAGTGCAGTAATTTCGTGCTAAAATCGAACATATTTGAAGTAGTGATTATCAAACATACATCcctatttttcatattaaattgctTTAAACATTTTCATGTGTAGCCGAaagagattttttatttatttaatatgaaaaaacaaaaaagtattactccctccgttcttatttatattcaccaaatcaattcttactttatcatttatgttcatcaaatttaaagtaataataaaatttatgttggtgagaataataaatttgtaatgatgtgattataagttttatttacatatgaaataaatggttagtaaatataaatgtggagttgttttaacaaaatataaacttgtggatcattttttgtatttaaaaaatctaaatcatgatatgaaattctcatatcatgatttttggagagtatgggattccatctcatgatatgaaatcatgagacgGAATTAGCATGAAATCGCATATCCaaactcttcttcttttcattaattcaattttatttcttcaaatcttgatctctttttttttttttccacagtagccatttttatttcatttcaaaacTGTGATAGTGATGCTGTTTTCACAATAGCCAGATTCATATACATATCgtgaaaaacttcaaaaaattatttcattccAAATCACTtactaaaattcaaaaaaataacttcaaattTATATTCATATCTAGCATGATTTTAATCTTCAAATACTATTTTCGACTTGAAAAcagatattttttttcacaattcATAATGTTTATTTCCAAATCGCCCACTTAAATTGGCAAAAAGTAAGACCGGCAAAAAGTAATATCCTAATCTGCAAAACTCATCAAAGGGAAACGTAACGTGGGCCAAGAATTCTAAAGCCCACGATGCTTAATGAGTTAAGAACCAAAGCCCATTACAGTTTGTCCAGCCCATACCAGCCCAATAATAGTGCGGCGTTATGGGCTTTATGAATTAAGAACCTAAAGCCCATTATAGTTCAACTTAGTCACGGATATTTGTCCAGCCTAGCCCAATAATAGTGGGGCGTTATGGGATTAATGAGTTAAGAACCAAAAGCCCATTACAGTCAACTTAGTCTGCGTTACGGACAATTGTCCAGCCCAGGCCAATAATAGTGCGGCGTTATGGGTTTGATGAGTTAAGAACCAAAAGCCCATTACAGTTCAACTTAGTCTGTGCTACGGATAATTGTCCAGCCCAGCCCAATAATAGTAGGGTGTGGGCCCAGTATCACGAGATGAGAACCGCAACGTTTGGCTATGTGTCTCCCTCTCAGCCTCTCTCCCGCCATTCCTTAAAACACCGTAAAAAAAACAGTTCCAAAACCAAGCTCGAAAATGGCAACTATTTTGACACTAAACCCACTTGCTATTCGACTATTCTCTTCAAATTCGCAGCGTTATTCGGTACTTTCTTCGCATTTTCCAACTTccaatatttatctttttaatttttcgtgattcattattttttccctttaaatgCAGTGTTACTTGCATAGAACAATGAGAATTGGGCAAGCAGGGATTCACTTTCAGACAAATTATCCAGTTTCTTTCATGGGTTTTCTGCAATTCAGCAAGAGGTTTGTCAAAATCTCTTAAGAACTCTCAAGTAATTGTGCTtataaaatgagacaaaggGGATATTGTATTTCTGGATTCTGAACAAGAAATGAAGAATAAAACATTATAACCCGAGAAAAGCATTAAACATAATGTGTCAATCTTCTATAAAAGTGTATAATAGTATATAAATGGTGCTTACACACAAATATGGGTTAAATCGGGTATAATTTGGTATAATAGTTTATATCGGGCTCTGTGGCgtaaatattttctctaaaaactcgtttcctttttcaaattttaccaAGAAAAATTCTACTAGAAAAGACAATTAATTAGTGATGTGCAACTACTTTTCAATTTCGTATTAGTTGATCTACTGATCATCAAGTTAATTGTTTGGGTATATTAAGCAGGAGAAATTTCATATGTGCAGTCAGTAAAGATGCTGAGGAATCTTTCAAAAAGACTGTGGAGGTTGATAGGCTTATAGATACACTGAGGGAGGCAAGTGATACGGAAGTAAGTAGATTTTCTCACAATTTTCTTATGGACTCTCCCACAGGCATATTTATATTGGTGGTGGCCGGGCCAACTTGCACGCACCTCGGCTAATCCACTACTTACGCGCTACCTCCTATTACTCTATTAGTGCATGTAATGTGCAACTCTATTCTCTGAGGCTTAGACAAATGAGAAGCAATCACCTAACGTATTTTGCCTTGATATTTGAACCACGGTTTCCCCATGGCCCATTTATGCTTGTTCTCAATCTTAGATTCTACTCATCTTTATTGTAATGCATCACATTTTGGAGATCAAACATGTTTTGCATTCCATTTGCTTATACTTATATTCTCAATTTTATTGTTCAAGGACATCGGATGCTTAcctttaacttcaaattcttcCCTTATGGGGGAAGACTTTTATTGAACTATGAGTCAATTGTTTATCTCACACTTTGTAAAAGGAAAGCTGGTTGATAGTCAAAGCGTTCTATTGCTTCCACTTCCTAAAATGATCTCCTCATGAAACCTAGCTAAGTCAAATTAACTTAGTGAGTTTCAGATTTGGTATGGATTGGCATCAATGCTGTGAACTAATAATTCACTTTAGAGTAGTAACTAATAAGACCACAAGTAGAAAGGTAATTCTACCATCAGATGTATACTAGTAAAATATTACTGCAGTAAGACCAGTAATTACTCGATGACAGCAAGAACAGTTGCTTTGTGCTAGTTCTTATATGACATGCCTCTGATTTGCATTCACTTAAAGCATTTCGAGGGACCACTGGTGATTAGTTGGCAAGATAGCTAATAGGGAAATTCTACTGTGTACCTGCAGCAGCTTCTAATTTGCACTTCTCTTCATCTACCTACATTCTATTGCATGCAATATCTTGTCAGTTCAGAAAGCACATGGCAATGTTGCAGTCAACCATGAGGCTGCTGGTGTGGTTATCAGTTCTTTTATATCAATTAGTTTGCCTCTGTCTCTTTGTTGGGGAATGCTGATCAAGCCCTCTCTTTATAATGCGTCTGCTCCTGTGTAGTTTAATTTGGTAGATTATAGGTTTGATTGTCCTGATAAGCTCTTTATTGTTGTGAATCTGAACGTGCATTGATACCCTTAAAGAGCTATGATCTACACTGATGAAAATTAACCTTTAACTTTCTATTATGGTTGCAGCTGCCACAGATAGTTGTGGAGAACGTTCTCGCTTTCAACGAGAGCTTTTGGATAAGACTTGCAGCTAGAGCAGACACCTGCAAATCTGATGATGACAAAGCATGGTTCCATTTCTTATTATTTCAGCTGGTGTATGCTTCAGTACTTCTTTCAACTTGTGGAATAACCTTTATTGACTTTCTTTTTACAGAAAGACTATGAAGAGCTGGCATTGACGGTAATGAGCATCGTAGATCGTCTTGTTCACAAAACAAATGTATATATTCTATTTCCTTTCTGAACTACACATACCAAGTGTATGTGTCCCTACCTGATCACAAGTAACTTCTCTTTAGCATATAGATTAAGGTCTGTACATGTAATTGGAGAGATGGAGATGAACAATGAGGAGAAATTGTCAAGAATTTTCCTTTTGTCCTATTAGTGTGAAGTCCCATGGAAAAATTCACGCCATGGTTGAGATCCCTTTAGTGTCATTAGACATACCTTGTATTTGCCACATgatcaataaaaataactaatagcAAAAGCTAAGAAAAGAAATTTCTTGAGTATTTTCGTATGATAAGATTTGAGTATAGGATGAGTAATTTGTGTTCAATCTTCCTTACATCTCACGCAGATAGCATGTCtctcctttttcttctctttctatTCTCAACCCTCATTTACCCTGCCAGATAATAGAAAGTTTATTTGGTGCTTATGACCACAATAGTAATACTTTTTAtgctttatttttcatatgagCAACAGACAGTTTCTGATGGCATTTTCTTTCTCCTGGCAGGAAAAGATAGAGGCATCTACTGACGTGCTCAAAGCAATCTTAAAACCAGTGATTGATGAAGTGGAAGAAATATCTTGGCCTCTTAGGGATCCTGAGGCTCTCAGTCTTATGGAGAAAGTATGTCTTGTCATCCTGTCTTATTTGAGATAGTTTTCAAAGTGAAATCTTTTGCAATGCCATGCCAGAGTCAAGACTTGAAGTGAGCATCATCTTATAAAACTAAGGGGGTTCAAGAAGGAGGTTGAGTAATAGAATTATGCTAGAGTtcttatttatcaaaacaaaactaTGCTAGA belongs to Solanum stenotomum isolate F172 chromosome 1, ASM1918654v1, whole genome shotgun sequence and includes:
- the LOC125853612 gene encoding uncharacterized protein LOC125853612 isoform X1; the protein is MATILTLNPLAIRLFSSNSQRYSCYLHRTMRIGQAGIHFQTNYPVSFMGFLQFSKRRNFICAVSKDAEESFKKTVEVDRLIDTLREASDTELPQIVVENVLAFNESFWIRLAARADTCKSDDDKKDYEELALTVMSIVDRLVHKTNEKIEASTDVLKAILKPVIDEVEEISWPLRDPEALSLMEKEINQREQEGQLDEGFLAEVNAQLRQATKDGDKPGLEAMLQKVLQLYASRVLSKRSYAKKGNEVLKAEQFLETIIKAPEEVWNKLLLDGMTLGKGDISPEELYTVIKKRMERTLIRTEGGSYQQRVLIEYLKGIESRAGEIVRVLQG
- the LOC125853612 gene encoding uncharacterized protein LOC125853612 isoform X2: MATILTLNPLAIRLFSSNSQRYSCYLHRTMRIGQAGIHFQTNYPVSFMGFLQFSKRRNFICAVSKDAEESFKKTVEVDRLIDTLREASDTELPQIVVENVLAFNESFWIRLAARADTCKSDDDKKDYEELALTVMSIVDRLVHKTNEKIEASTDVLKAILKPVIDEVEEISWPLRDPEALSLMEKEINQREQEGQLDEGFLAEVNAQLRQATKDGDKPGLEAMLQKVLQLYASRVLSKRSYAKKGNEVLKAEQFLETIIKVCHQRCISDTDKASYR